TTGATATCAAGAATTCAGGTTTCAGGGTTCAATATCTTAGAGCAGCTGAAGGTTTCGCAGCAACGTCTCCCCGATGATTTGGGACCtgaaacttcatctgccattgaagaagccattATTGAACAACTGGAAGGTGCAGGAGCCAGTTCAGAGGTGCTCGCTGAGATTTCCGAGAACCTTAGCCTGAGGTCTAATCAAGAGGTTCTAATTGAGGCTGTGGCCCTTCAAAAGTTGAAAGAGAACGCTGAACAATCTGAAAAGACcgcagaagctgaatatattGATCAAATGATCTCTGTTGTAACTCGTATGCACGAGGATCTTGTTATGCTTAAGCAAGCTCAGAGCTCTTTCCCAGTGTCAGTACCAGCTGATTTTTGCTGTCCTCTCTCTTTGGAGTTGATGACAGATCCAGTCATTGTAGCATCTGGGCAAACCTATGAACGGGATTTCATCAAGAAATGGATCGATCTCGGGCTAATTGTTTGTCCAAAGACACTTCAAACTCTGGTTCACACCAACCTAATACCTAACTACACTGTAAAGGCATTGATTGCAAACTGGTGTGAATCAAACAATGTGAAGCTTGTTGGCCCCGTTAAGTCCACAAACTTATATCAACCTTCTCTCCTTCATGAGTCTATGGAGTCTGATTCAATCAAGGAATCACCTGTTATAACTTCATCAGGTGGAATCAACCAAGAGGGATCATTGTCATTGCATTCCTCGTTAACTTCAGAAGGTTCCTTAAATGCCATGAGTAATGTGCAACATGCGGGTTCAGATGATGGGTCTGACAGCTCAGATGAAGAGAGTATGGATTCAGCTGACCAATCTTCAATGTCACCATCTAGAAGGGAATCTTCCAATGCCTCGAGCGCAGAAGTATCTCAATCCCATGTTAGAACTGCTTCTGATTCCAGTGCACTTTATAGTGAAAATATTCCTGAAGGCATAGAAGGTGATAATATGCGGTCGGCCAATTCAGTTGGCATTGAAGATACTTCTGGGGAACTAAATCCAAGGCCAGATACAGCCGCCATGCCAACGCCGCAGAGAGAGCCTGAGATTTTATCTCAACTGCCGGAGCCAAGGTCTCAAAGGCAATCTGTGTGGCAATGGTCTTCAGAGAGATTCCCTCCTAGGACAGTATTATCTCCTCCTGTTGAAACAAGAGATGATCTTTCTGATACTGAAGCTCAGGTTCGGAAATTGGTGGACCAA
This is a stretch of genomic DNA from Lotus japonicus ecotype B-129 chromosome 1, LjGifu_v1.2. It encodes these proteins:
- the LOC130733889 gene encoding U-box domain-containing protein 4-like, producing MEISVLKALSKGISSFLHLSSSGKINSELVSNYYEKAEKMLNLLKPIVDVTVQSGLASNEELSKLFKELGLAVDELRELIENWHILSSKFYFVVQVEPLISRIQVSGFNILEQLKVSQQRLPDDLGPETSSAIEEAIIEQLEGAGASSEVLAEISENLSLRSNQEVLIEAVALQKLKENAEQSEKTAEAEYIDQMISVVTRMHEDLVMLKQAQSSFPVSVPADFCCPLSLELMTDPVIVASGQTYERDFIKKWIDLGLIVCPKTLQTLVHTNLIPNYTVKALIANWCESNNVKLVGPVKSTNLYQPSLLHESMESDSIKESPVITSSGGINQEGSLSLHSSLTSEGSLNAMSNVQHAGSDDGSDSSDEESMDSADQSSMSPSRRESSNASSAEVSQSHVRTASDSSALYSENIPEGIEGDNMRSANSVGIEDTSGELNPRPDTAAMPTPQREPEILSQLPEPRSQRQSVWQWSSERFPPRTVLSPPVETRDDLSDTEAQVRKLVDQLKSESLDTQREAIVELRLLAKQNMDNRIVITNCGCIGLLIDLLQSTDPIIQENSVTALLNLSINDNNKTTIANAGAIEPLIHVLKTGSAEAKENAAATLFSLSVVDENKINIGRAGAIEPLVDLLGKGTPRGKKDASTALFNLSISHENKDRIVQAGAVKHLVELMDPAAGMVDKAVAVLANLATLLEGRRSIAQEGGIPGLVEVVELGSARGKENAAAALLHLCSDSHKVLNTVLQEGAVPPLVALSKSGTPRAKEKALALLNQFRNQRHGGAGRA